A single genomic interval of Panthera uncia isolate 11264 chromosome A1 unlocalized genomic scaffold, Puncia_PCG_1.0 HiC_scaffold_17, whole genome shotgun sequence harbors:
- the FOXD1 gene encoding forkhead box protein D1 translates to MTLSTEMSDASGLAEETDIDVVGEGEDEDDEEEDDDEGSGGVSRLAVPAQRRRRRRSYAGEDELEDLEEEPADDDDILPSSPSPPPPPAPPPPPHGAAAELARTAFGYRPHPLGAALPAPLQASAAKAGGPGASALARSPFSIESIIGGSLGPAAAAAAAQAAVAVQASPSPSAGTPSAPAPGSGGGGGGGGCAAQAAVGPAAALTRSLVAAAAAAASSVSSSAALGTLHQGTALSSVENFTARISNC, encoded by the exons ATGACCCTGAGCACGGAGATGTCCGATGCCTCCGGCCTCGCGGAGGAGACAGACATCGACGTGGTAGGGGAGGGCGAGGACGAAGACGACGAGGAAGAGGACGACGACGAGGGCAGCGGCGGCGTGTCCCGCCTGGCGGTCCCCgcgcagcggcggcggcggcggcgctccTACGCCGGAGAGGACGAGCTGGAGGACCTGGAGGAGGAGCCCGCGGACGACGATGACATCCTGCCGTCttcgccctcccccccccctccccctgc gccgcccccgccgccgcacGGCGCGGCCGCGGAGCTGGCCCGGACCGCCTTCGGCTACCGGCCGCACCCGCTTGGCGccgccctgcccgcccccctGCAGGCCTCGGCTGCCAAGGCCGGCGGCCCGGGCGCCTCGGCGCTGGCGCGCTCGCCCTTCTCCATCGAGAGCATCATCGGAGGCAGCCTgggcccggccgccgccgccgccgctgcgcAAGCAGCCGTCGCCGTGCAGGCCTCGCCTTCACCCTCTGCGGGGACCCCGTCCGCGCCCGCGCCGGGatccggcggcggcggcggcggcggcggctgcgcgGCTCAGGCGGCCGTAGGCCCGGCCGCCGCGCTCACCCGCTCCCTCGtggccgccgcggccgccgccgcctcctcggTCTCCTCGTCCGCCGCGCTGGGGACTCTGCACCAAGGGACTGCCCTGTCCAGTGTCGAGAACTTTACTGCTAGGATTTCAAATTGTTAA